The genomic segment AAAAGGCTTTAGTAGCAGATATGGTTGATGTAGAGCATACAGGAATAGCTTTTGGCTGGTTTAACTTAACTGGTGGACTATTATTACTGCCCGCCTCAATGATATTTGGATGGCTTTATCAACACTATAACTATTCAAGCGCTTTTCTGTTTTCAGCCACTTGCTGTGTCCTAGCGAGTTCTTATGCTTGGTTTAATTTTCATAAAACAAATTTAAGTTAAACTAAGTTAAACTAGTCTGTTTCTAAACACCCCCTATCCCATAATGACTAACACCTCATCCAAACAGACTGAACACTCTATTTTTCATGTTCTTGTGGCCAGCCTCATGGGTACCACCATTGAGTTCTTTGATTTTTATATTTACGCCACGGCTGCTGTGTTAGTGTTTCCTAAATTGTTTTTCCCCTCTGGAAACCCGACCACCTCCATATTGCAATCACTGGCGACTTTTGCTCTGGCCTTTTTTGCGAGACCCATTGGGGCGATTATTTTTGGTCATTTTGGAGACAAAATTGGTAGAAAAGCAACCTTGGTTGCAGCGTTAATGACCATGGGACCCTCCACGGTTGCTATTGGATTACTGCCTACCTACGACAGTATTGGCGTGTTTGCTCCACTACTCTTAGCGTTATTTAGACTAGGGCAAGGATTAGGACTCGGTGGAGAGTGGGGAGGAGCGATTCTTCTCGCCACCGAATTCGCTCCAAAAGGAAAGCATTCATGGTATGGGATGTTCCCCCAATTAGGAGCACCCCTTGGTTTTCTGATGTCCAGTGGGGTATTTATTGCCTTAAATCTGTTCCTTTCCGAGAAAGACTTTATTAGCTTTGGTTGGCGTATCCCTTTTCTTGCAAGCGCGATATTAGTGTGGATAGGTTTATATGTTCGTTTGAAATTAGCTGAAACTCCAGCCTTTATGGAAGTTATTGAGAATAATGAACAGGTGTCAGTGCCCATGGGGTCCATCATAAAGCATCATGTTAAAGCGCTCATACTAGGGACATTGGTGTCAGTCACCACTTTTTTACTCTTTTACCTCATGACCGTGTTTACCCTAAGCTGGGGCACTAGCCATTTCCACTATCCAAAGGGAGAGTTTTTGTCATGGCAAATGCTTGGGGTCTTATTCTTTGGGCTTGGGATTCCTATTTCCGCCAAACTGGCTGATAGAATAGGTGTTAAAACCATGTTAATTATTGCCACCATACTTATTTTAGTATTTGGTTTATTCTTTAGCACTCTTTTTGTGGCAAATGACCCCTTCACCACAATTGTCTTTCTGATAATTGGTTTGTTTCTAATGGGTTTAACCTACGGCCCACTGGGCTCTGCCCTTGCCAGTTATTTTCCTGCGTCAGTGCGTTATACGGGAGCCTCTCTGTCCTTTACACTGGCCGGTATTCTGGGGGCTTCCGTCGCGCCTTATTTAGCAACATGGCTTGCAGTGAATTACGGATTAATGTTTGTCGGATATTATTTAGTTATTGCCACGGTGGTAACACTCATTGCCTTAGTGTTTACTACCCAAGTTTCCCACTCTACTCAATAGGTGACCTATGAAACCCATCAATCCCTTTGTTTTAACTGTCATGACGCTAGTGATTGGTCTCTGTTCGCTAACGAGTTATGGCGCTGAACAGACTGATTCCGTTAAAGTCCAATGGTTTGGTCAGTCAGCGATTAAAATTACCACCCCTGATGGAGAAAACATTCTCATTGACCCTTACTTGACCGCCAATCCCAAGACGCCAGAACCCTATAAAAACCTGAAGAACTTAGGAAAAATTGATTTAATTTTAGTCACTCATGGACACTTCGATCATCTTGGAGACACGGCGGATCTCTTAACATTGTGCCATTGCAAACTCGTGGCGCCCTCTGGTCTGGAAGATAATCTGGTGAATACGGGAGACGTGGATAGGAGTCAACTTATCCATATGAACAAAAGTGGGAGTATCAACCCCTTTCCTGATGTCACCATCACCATGGTCCACGCAGAGCATAGCTCAGAGTATGACTGGTATGATTCAAAGAAGGGGACTCATCAAGTGCTCTACGGTGGAGAACCCGTAGGATTCATTATTAATATTCGTCAACGCTTTACGATTTACCATATGGGGGATACTGGATTATTTGGCGACATGTCTTTCATTGGTAACTATTACCACCCTGATCTTATTCTTATTCCTATTGGTGGCAATTTCACCAT from the Ferrovum sp. JA12 genome contains:
- a CDS encoding MFS transporter → MTNTSSKQTEHSIFHVLVASLMGTTIEFFDFYIYATAAVLVFPKLFFPSGNPTTSILQSLATFALAFFARPIGAIIFGHFGDKIGRKATLVAALMTMGPSTVAIGLLPTYDSIGVFAPLLLALFRLGQGLGLGGEWGGAILLATEFAPKGKHSWYGMFPQLGAPLGFLMSSGVFIALNLFLSEKDFISFGWRIPFLASAILVWIGLYVRLKLAETPAFMEVIENNEQVSVPMGSIIKHHVKALILGTLVSVTTFLLFYLMTVFTLSWGTSHFHYPKGEFLSWQMLGVLFFGLGIPISAKLADRIGVKTMLIIATILILVFGLFFSTLFVANDPFTTIVFLIIGLFLMGLTYGPLGSALASYFPASVRYTGASLSFTLAGILGASVAPYLATWLAVNYGLMFVGYYLVIATVVTLIALVFTTQVSHSTQ
- a CDS encoding metal-dependent hydrolase, yielding MKPINPFVLTVMTLVIGLCSLTSYGAEQTDSVKVQWFGQSAIKITTPDGENILIDPYLTANPKTPEPYKNLKNLGKIDLILVTHGHFDHLGDTADLLTLCHCKLVAPSGLEDNLVNTGDVDRSQLIHMNKSGSINPFPDVTITMVHAEHSSEYDWYDSKKGTHQVLYGGEPVGFIINIRQRFTIYHMGDTGLFGDMSFIGNYYHPDLILIPIGGNFTMGPQEAAFATSHWLNPKYALPIHYGTYPILKGTPMEYEKSLTQHTTEVIHLQPGETRTFNF